A region of the Microcystis aeruginosa FD4 genome:
AATCAATTACAATCAATTTCCTCAAGCAAGTGATAATTTTTAGTTTATACCGTGTAAGATGAGTGTAGAGATCAATCGTAACCCGATTGTTTCTGGTCAGGGGGAGCAATTCTCCTCGACTAGCCTTGATGACCCTAACCTTTACTTATCTACCGCGAACTTAAATGAACAAAACTACTAATCCAGAACCCCTGACCGGCCTCGAACTAATTGAGAAAGTTAAACAGCTAGGCAACCTCAGCAAAGAGGAAAAAGCCCGGGAATGCGGCTACTATACTATGACAAAAAATGGTATTGAACGCGTTAATATGATGAAGTTTCTCAATGCTTTAATCGATGCCGAGGGAATTGACTTAGATAGCAGTGCCAATGGCCACGGACGAGGTGGGCGCTCGGCCAGCTACCGGATCAGTGTCCAATCTAATAATAATCTCCTGATCGGTTCGGCCTACACCAAAAAAATGGGACTCAAACCGGGAGATGAATTTGAAATTACTTTGGGGAGAAAACATATTCATCTCAAGCAAGTTGGCACCAGCGACGACGAAGAATAGCAATAATCAAGGAGAGAGCCGTTTAACTCTCTCCTTGCTATTGGATCGGGTCTGCTGAAAAATTCGTCCAGGAATTATGGTATTAAATACCAGTAATTTGTCGCCCAAGTGATAAGTTTTACTTTGTCCAAACAGCTTTAAACATAATTTTTATTAAAGATGTGTCCACATCTTAGTTCATTTGTTCGCAAAAAATCAAGAAAGACAAAAAAGCCCAAAAAAACTGCCGAAGCAGTTGGGAAAGATTGACAACCAAAAAGATAATAGCAAGGTCAGTTTCTGAAGTTTCAGGTAGTTTTGTCTTGATCAGATTGAAACTAAATCTTCTCTTAGCTTGTCCGAATTTCCTGGGTACATCTCAGTTTTGCAAAAATACCGACAATCAGCAATTATCAGTCATCCTTGAATTGGCGCAAATGTATAACAACCGCGTGTAAGCATCCCACTCCAAAAGCTAATCCGCGGGGCGATTGAGCGAAAAAATCGCCAATCACCCCCAATTTTAGCAGAGAGTTTCCCTTTAAACATCCCCACTGAGTAGATTGACAAAAATCAGATGCAGCCGTGGGCAAAGGCTGTAATTCAGTCAATCCCGAACGTCACCGAAACGACCGCGGTAATATCTTTGTCGATCGAGGAAGTGTCGTAAATTCCCGAGTCGCTCACGTCAGTGGAATTGCGCGAGGTGATCTGAAAAACTCCCGTTTTCGCATCGCGCACCCTTCCCACC
Encoded here:
- a CDS encoding AbrB family transcriptional regulator, which translates into the protein MNKTTNPEPLTGLELIEKVKQLGNLSKEEKARECGYYTMTKNGIERVNMMKFLNALIDAEGIDLDSSANGHGRGGRSASYRISVQSNNNLLIGSAYTKKMGLKPGDEFEITLGRKHIHLKQVGTSDDEE